Within Triticum dicoccoides isolate Atlit2015 ecotype Zavitan chromosome 1B, WEW_v2.0, whole genome shotgun sequence, the genomic segment AGCCCCGTTTCCATGTCTCTTATTGCATGAATCTGAAACAGGAGAAGATGACGTGAGTTCATAAACATTATTTATTTTTTAAGCAGCGTAATTACCTTTCTGCCTACCTGTTTATTTAAAGCTGATAAAATTGCCTTATGGACAGGAAATCGACGAAGCTGTAGATATTTGGAACTTGTGGAAATGTAGCTCTGGGTTGGATGTCCTTTCTAATGTTTTTGGGGCCGACATTCTTTCTACCTTTTGATTCAGGTAACTTACTGCTGGTTCCACAGACTCCAGAGCTTCTAAACATTGATCTTAGTTCAGGTTGCAATGATTCGTTGACGTGAAACCTTCAGTTATTAATCAGTAGCAAGTAATAAAGAACTCTTATAAGTAACATAACATGTTTCTGGGTATGCTTGGTTCAATGCTATGATTGACACTATTTTCTTGCTGATAGTCAGTGCCCCAGTGACACAGAACCTAAAAGCTATAATTTTAGCTGCTTTGTAATCAAATGTGTAAAAACGCACTGTGAGACCAGTTATTACTATAGCTAGTAGGTCTCTAGTAAGTAGTAACTGGATGTTTTCATAAGCCATCTCGTGGATTACTGCCCAAGGGCCTTCCTGTTTGAATTGATGCTTGTTACAGTAATTTACGGGCTACAACTGCTCAGCATAATTTAGttgttcaattgcatatttatcttgATATTCTCCCTGTATCTTTGATAGGTTTGCTCGGCCTGGTTCAGCTTGTTGAAGTGTGGCCATCAATTTTGGAGGTAATGTCATGTTCCTTGATACCCATATAGATTTTATCCTCTGCTTTTACCAATCTATTCGTAGCCTGATAACTCAGTTGCTTATGTTGGATCTGACAATGAATAGCCAAATCGCAGACACATTTGAAAGTCTGTTCCTGAATTGACCGTGTTTATATGCTTATCTAACGTTGGTTGCGTGTGAGAATGTCTAGATGAACCTAAGATTCCGAGAGCCTGTTTATATGCTTATCTAACGTTGGTTGTGTAAGATTGCGATGATTCAAATTATACTGATTTAAAGAGAATCACTTAATTTCTGCTGATTAGTCTATAATTATGCTCATTTAGCAATCATCACTAGTTTCTCAGACAGTGTAGCCAAATGACCTGTTTTCAAGCAATTCATCTAATAGAAAATTCAGATATACGGAGTATTAAACAAAATGGAGCACTTTAAAGCATTAAAAAATATGCATTGGCAACTATGCGAAGTGAGAAAGGGTGGGCACCAAAGCCGTGAAAGCACCACCCGACCAGCTTTGTGTAATACGGCGGTGGGGAAGCCTGCATGGTGCTGCTAACATTGAACTGTTACCCATTTGTTTTAGCAGAAGGCTCTTACCCAAGTATGTTAGTTTCGGCATAGTGCTGTATTGCTGCTAACACTCAGCTGTTGCCTGTTTATTTTAACTTAGCGTAATGCTGCTACTGAACATCTAATCAGTTATTTAATGCTTTGAATGAAAATATTCaggaggaagagaaggaagaaagagaAGGCAAAACAAAAGaaggaagaaaaggcaaatctcacAGAACAGGAGGCTGGTGAAGAATATTTGGCTTTAAAGGAAATGACTGGGCCTACTGCTAGGCAAGAAGAAGAAATGATATTAGCAAAACAACATGACCAGGAGCAGCTCTGTAATATCAGTCGAACATTGGCTGTGCTGGCATCTGCATCGGTATGATCCTAGCCCATCTGTATTTTCTGTCAGTACTTCGTGGACTGTTAGTGATGGTGCCATAATTACTTACATTGCAGTCTGTTAGCAAGGAGCGTCAAGAGTTCCTGAGCCTTGTCAACAAGGAGGTACGATGTGAATTTTTGAAGTGGGGTCAGAGGGACAATTACCATAcatcattttttttgtttgttgCATGTATGAACTGTTTTACCGTGGAGTCTGAGTAGTACTTAATTGTTGAGGAATGCAGATAAAACTATGTAACTCCATGCTTGGAAGAGAAGACACAGAGGGGGCAGAAGAAGCTAAGAAGGCATATATGGCTGCTAGAGAGGAGTCAGACGACATCACCGAGGTTGCTTCAGAGGAAAAAGTCTTGTCAGCGCTGATTGACAAGGTATGCATTTCTTCCATGCATGAATAGTCAAAGCTCGTAACACTCTCCTGGTTCTATTGGTACACTATATATTTGCTCTGGTTCGCTGTTTAAGGGAATCGCTTTTTTCCCTGACTTCGTCGGCTACTGATGACTAGCTTGAGAAGCTGAAACGGTTAAATTACTGGGGCACAATTTTGTCAGATAATGATTTACTTCTTTTTCTTCGTTTTTGGCCTAGTAGTTTACTAGACCTTGTTTTGTATCATTCCATTGTTAGTTGGAGATACTAAACAGAACAAACGGATTTCTTCATCATAAACCGTATCCTAAATTAGACTGTATGAATGGATCTCTTCATCATAAACTGCATCCTGAATTAGTCAACTTTCATTCGGTCCTGGCCTGCATATACTGTTGACACCTGCTTGATTGCATTTCCACCTTTATGTTACGTGTTAATACTACAAGGGTACTGTGTTAGTTTACATTCAAGTATACGATTGAGAGTTGCTCACAAGTTAGCTCTAGGCACTTATGCTTGGTCGCTGGCACAAGCTCCTCTTTGTGTTCTTTATGTCAaaatgattgtgacaattctttcttAATGCAGCAAATTCTCTCTCTAGCCTAAAAAAAAGAACGATTGAAGTATGGCATGTCAGCATTAGAAGTATAAGGGTCTTGGTTGCTCTTGTTAACGAAGTTACAGCCTGTGGCTTTATCACTGATCTCTATGCCTACATTTGCCTTCCCCCAAGTCTGTTAGTTGGATAGATTTCTGTGGTGGAACTACCATTGATGTTGGTCATCTATACATTGCTATTGAATAATTTATGGGTTATTTGTTGACAtatatttttgctctgttttaggTTGATGCTACGCTTCTTGAATTGGAAAAAGAGATTGATGATGTGGATCCACAAATCAGAAACCGCTGGCAACTGCTTGATAGGTACGTCAATTGCATGTGTATCAAAGTCGTTTCATATTGCATGCCAGTCAGCTAGTGCATTGTGCTGCTGGTGAATTTCCTCTAGGAGTTGGACCTTCATATGGGGGTTTGTTTAGGTAGGGAGGGCTAAGACCCAATCCGATCAAACCGGAAGTGATTGTTTCGGTAGTACCGAGTTTCCTGTCGATCTGTAGGAATTGAGCCGTATCAGTTATCACTGTGTGCCACCCACTCCTAAGTGGTTGTTTAGTTGTTCATTGCCATTCTTCGATATCTGTTCTTGTGAAGATACGTCGACACTTATCGCCCCTACACGAACCCACCCCTAAGTGGTTGTTTAGTTGTTCATCGCCATTCTTCGATATCTGTTGTGATTTATATGCTGCTCTGCTGCAGATACGTCGACACTTATCGCCCCTACACTGATCCAGGAATTTACCATTTCTCAGAAAAATGCTGATTTGGCAATATACAACTAATTACTTTAAAGCAATAGCTAACAGAGGCAAATGTAGAATAATGGATGCTACTTTTCTCAGTAACTACCCTGTTACCGTGACTGATAACAGAGACAAGTAAAAAACTGTCTCTATTCCCCACTGACGCTAATAGGTGGTTGTCCCTGAGGgtgcgagaggggtgcggcaggagAGGGCCTGCACGGGGAAGGTTAACTTGcccttatattatgggacatagcTGTGCATAAGTAAACCATTTGCCATGCAATCTTTCTTGCTTGAAATGTAGACCATGTACCTGGGTTGATGGGCTACATAAGTACTCCCTAGCAGAAACCTCTTATATTATGGGGCACGGAGGGAGTATGACTAGTCTGCTTGTTTGTTTGCTATGATGAATCACAAGGACCCCTTCCTTGATTATACATCCAAAACTGATCATACATCCAGAACGGAAGTGCAGCTATTGATTGTGTACCTGCAACTTGTGTGAACCGGTAGAGGAGCTATCAGGGATTCATGTTAAACTTGTGTCTTGTGTTGTCAACAGGCTGCCAACGAATTGGAAAGGCCAAGATGGAGGAGCAATCATCAAGCCACCCTCTCATCAGGTGGTGGAATGCCTGCCTGGTGGCTTCCCATTCATTCCCATGAGTCATCATGTTCAACTTGTTAATGAGTTGATCCTGCAAGCCAATGAAGATTCAGACGATGAAGTTGCTCTGGAGGCTTGTGACTCTGGTTTGCGTTCTGTTAACATGGTAAATTCAACATGTCAAGTTGTAATTTTTCATCCGATTGGTGCTCATTTCTAGATATCTTCACATTTTATCTGCCTGACATCCTTCAAATTCAGTATAAGGGTCTTAGTTACTTTTGGTAGTACGTACCAACAAATAGTGTTAAGAACACCACAATGGTTGGTTTAGAGCATGCATGTTGTAACCTGTGAAGTATGGCTATGCTTGGTTCAATGCTATAATTGAACCTATTTTCTTGCTGAAGATTCAGGGCAGTGGCCTATGTATATCAGTTATCAATTGGCTTGATTTAGGCTGCTGATAGTCAGTGTCTCAGTGGCACAAATGACTCAAAAGCTATACCTTTAGCTTTGCTGGTAATCAAATGTATAGATAGAATCGTAACCGTGAGACCGTAGCCAGCAAGCAGTAATTCGGAAGTTGTCATAATCCATCCCATGGATTACTGCCCCAAGGGGCTTACCTGTTAGAGTTGATGCTTGTTACAATATCAAGTGCTGCACTTGTTTCTACTAAGTTTTAACTGTCAATCTGTTGGGTCACCTAATCATTCATATCTGTAATTGTGCAGCAAAATGTGGCTCAGGCAGGTGATGTCCGGAAGGAGCAGGAAGCTGCTGTATTGGTGCTGCTATAGCAGAGGGATCCTGTAACACCCTTTCTCACATATACTGTACTAGATGCGATTGATGCCTTGAAGAAAGGCAGCTCCCCCTTGGATGGTGCAGTGCAGCAAATCAAAGTTGATTAATTCATTCTTCAGCTTCTGCTAGCAATGCTTGGAGGAATCAGCTTGTCAAGGTTGGTTATGACGCTGCCATTGTTTGCTTAAGCATGATTTGCGCCAACCTGCCATTGTGTTGTTGTACTACTACTGGAATTGCATGCTCCCTGACCTGTTTGACTGCCTGTAATGCCTATGACTCGTGTGTCTTGCTGCTGGATTTGACCTGTTTGACTGCTTCAATGAACATGCATGCTTGTTGCTCCTGCTTGTTTAGATATGCTGCAACCATTGCACTTTTGATGTTTGATGATCCATGATGTTGATTGATAGAATGTTGGTTTTGGTTAGGCAAAGCAAAGATCAACCTGTGCATGCATGCAGTAGTATTTGTTTTGAGTAGTATAATCTCTCTGTAGCCATCCAGGTGCATGACTTGACTTGACGGCACTGTGGCACTGTGGCCTGTAGCAGTAGTAGTAGGCTTTTCAGTCTAGCAAACCCCACCATGCCCtgctctcttttctctctctctctgttcacTCTGCAAACAGAGAGAGAGACGGTCAAAAGCGAGCGGCGCTCCGATGCCCATCAGAGACTAGTCAGAGACTGTACTACTCCTTGGGTGAAGCCTGTCACGTTATTTACTGTACTGTGTactgtactagtactagtagtacttgggtgaagtcttactgttatttgtttatttattactatttACCCCCTCGTTTTTCACCCGCAGACCACGAGGCACACAAGGTGGAGAGCCCTCCCTTCTCCATTACTGCTCCTCACTCAAGCTTCTTGAGCTTCTCTTGCTCATCCAAGATGTGCGAGAGAAGGAATGGGGAGTGGAGAGCAGCATCCCCCACTGACGCGCGGGACCCCTTCCTTCCTTTCTTCACCGCGATGGGGAGAGCAGCCGCCGCTGCCTTGCAGGCCACGGCAGCGAGGAGGCGAGACGGCCCGCTACACCAGCTTCCTCGAGGAACCCATGGGCCCGCCGCTCGGGACGATGACGGGTGGGTCCTCCCGTTCGAACCCGCGGCCTCCCGCTCGCTCCCTCCCGCCGGCGACGGGAGGAAGCGGCTGACAGGTGGGCCTGCACCTTCCCGCCGGTATAAATACCGGCGgcctcccttctctctctctcctccccctccGCCCTCCGCCCCAATCCCACACCCACAGCACCATTCTTTCTGATCGATTGGGCTTGTGGTTCGTTTTCCTCCTTCCAATCTCCATTCTGTAGCTAGGGTTTTCGTTTTTTCGTGTAGATTCACCGGATCCAAGCCCTGTTTCCCCGCAGGTCGCCATGGCTGCACTCATTCGTGGTGCTCGGGCTGGGCGCGGCGGCCCAGGCCGCGCTCAGGGACGGCAGAGGGGGCGCGTCGTCGACGACGTGCCTGCACAGGTGCCTGCCCCCACCCCCTCCCCTTCTTCTCTCTTCATCCCCTTAAACGAGTGACTCTGTTCTGCATGTTTTAGATCGCTTCTCTTCTGAGAAATCCGCCCACGCAGACGATTTTAAGCACATCTGCTATGTTCTAGATCCAACCACACAGGGCTCTATTCTGTTTACTTAAGAAACAGGATGTTTTCTCACCGATTAGAGGTTCCCGATCTGCACCCAGATGTGGGTTTAGTCTAGATATCTGTATATGCACGTGGAACTATTGGTTGACTTGTAAATGTTGCATCCTAAACCCTAGGCTGTAGATTCTGTACCATTATGCAGCATACTGTCTGTCTAGCAGTTGCTTCTTTTATCTGCTTGTCTAGGAGGGGGGATTGCCAGTGATAATGTTCATTGCTCACTGGATCTCATTCAAGGTGTCTAGGTCTTATGGGAATCTGTAGTTTTTGGTTGGTGTCATCTACTGCTGCGTGCTTTTATCTTCCAAGGTTTTGTGCATACTGTTTGTTTGTGGTACAACCTTTATTTTCGTTTTTAGAATGGCAACAAGCCATCAACTACTTATGCTGCCGTGTTTGCAGTTATGTGATGCATTCTGTTTACCTGCTGCCACTTCTAAGATTAAATTTGGTTATGTGACTCATCAAATGATTGGGTTAATACAGATGATTTTAATATCTGTTTTGTAATGTGCCTCTACCTGTAGAGTCTTTCTTGTTCATGTTTTTTAATGGCATGATGAAGTTCTGTACCATTATGTTCAGGTTTATATTCTAACACCATGTAATGGCACTCAATGTAGGTTATTGGTCCTTTAGGCAACCAGTGGTTGTACTGGCAGGGCGGAAATGCGAATGTCTCCAGGGAGCCAACCAAGGCTGAGATCAAGGAGCAGCTCATGTTCCAAAGGCTGGAGTCCTCTCCCAAAGTTGCTCCTGAGGTACCCTTATTCCTAGACATCCCTAGTGATGATGAATGTAGTCTATCTTGTCTTAATGTATTTTTCTCTCAAATCTCTGCTGATCCTTTATCTGCTCTTCAATACAGGAGCTCTTGATTTATGCTGTCACAGATGCTCTTGCCCGTCAGCCTCAACCCATTGTTGATATGCTGAACGCGATTGTGGTCAGATACAATAGAATGGGAGATATGCGGCGCCAGTATGACCCTTTATTTTTCACCTATGTTTTTGTTTATGCGCTGAAACTTCAAATTGATCCTTGCAGCAGGCTGTATTTGTTTATATGCTGCAACTGTTATTCAAATCTCAAAATGATCTTCTAATTTGATTGGTTGGTTTTGACATGTGTATTTCTTTAATCCATTGTGTTAATGTTGTTTTGCGAAGTAAAATAGAGAACCATGTAACCAATAATAACAAGGCAAGACACAGTGATAGTTTTTAATGCATGCTTGGTTACATGAGTTACTTTATTAATGTATATAAATGTTTCTGTTGCAGATACTTGTTTAAGAAGATCGAAGGTTTTCAAGGAAAAGAGATGTTTCAGATGTTGAAGAAATTACAGGAGGACACGGAAGAAGTTGAAGGTAGAATAGAAGATGTAAGAAGCGCTGGAGGCTTCTGCCCCCCATTACCTTGAGGTCTTTGTTGAActtccaaagtta encodes:
- the LOC119350552 gene encoding uncharacterized protein LOC119350552, which produces MAVQDPTLTDLVLEVAVQALVSRARAIKLKMSGHKDTITVHGDRKLALDCEEGDAAYAESACATEELKFYKDNIDPADVCSAWFSLLKCGHQFWRRKRRKKEKAKQKKEEKANLTEQEAGEEYLALKEMTGPTARQEEEMILAKQHDQEQLCNISRTLAVLASASSVSKERQEFLSLVNKEIKLCNSMLGREDTEGAEEAKKAYMAAREESDDITEVASEEKVLSALIDKVDATLLELEKEIDDVDPQIRNRWQLLDRLPTNWKGQDGGAIIKPPSHQVVECLPGGFPFIPMSHHVQLVNELILQANEDSDDEVALEACDSGLRSVNMQNVAQAGDVRKEQEAAVLVLL